A region of Meiothermus cerbereus DSM 11376 DNA encodes the following proteins:
- the tkt gene encoding transketolase, giving the protein MASTLSAIETQAINAIRMLAADAVEQAKSGHPGMPLGMAPAAYVLWNDFLKHNPTHPHWPDRDRFVLSAGHGSMLLYALLHLTGYDLPLDELRRFRQWGSKTPGHPEYGHTPGVEVTTGPLGQGISTAVGLALAEHKLAAEFNREGHTVVDHYTYVLASDGDLMEGVSGEASSLAGHWGLGKLIVLWDDNHISIDGDTGLSFGEDVLKRYQAYGWHTQRVDGEDLGALRLALRAAQVDARPSIIAVRTVIGAGSPKAGSHKVHGEPLGPEALEATRNNLNWPHPPFEIPREVYEHLRAAVARGQRLEADWNARMQRYAEAYPEEAQELKRRLKGALPPLDWEAILPSFSGKLATRAASGKVLDALAPRLPELLGGSADLTPSNNTQAAGMQSFSRENPRGRYLHYGVREHAMGAILNGLNLHGGYRAYGGTFFVFSDYMRPAIRLAALMGTPSIFVLTHDSVAIGEDGPTHQPIEHLASLRAMPNLWVVRPADALETAQAWRLALERREGPTALVLTRQALPVLERGTLAGAEGTLKGGYVLSERPGARATIVATGSEVALALEAQKQLEAEGIAVRVVSLPCWEAFEAQPESYREAVLPKGLPTLAVEAGASFGWERYADAVLGLDHFGASAPYPAVYENLGFRPGAVVRAVLELIQV; this is encoded by the coding sequence ACCCACCCCCACTGGCCCGACCGCGACCGCTTTGTGCTGTCGGCAGGGCACGGCTCCATGCTGCTGTATGCCCTTCTGCACCTGACCGGCTATGACCTGCCGCTGGACGAACTCCGGCGCTTCCGCCAGTGGGGCTCCAAAACCCCCGGCCACCCCGAGTACGGCCACACCCCAGGGGTGGAGGTGACCACCGGGCCTTTGGGCCAGGGCATCAGTACGGCGGTGGGGCTGGCCCTGGCCGAGCACAAGCTGGCTGCTGAGTTCAACCGCGAGGGGCATACGGTAGTGGATCACTACACCTATGTGCTGGCCTCGGACGGCGACCTGATGGAGGGGGTTTCGGGCGAGGCCAGCAGCCTGGCCGGGCACTGGGGGCTGGGCAAGCTGATTGTGCTGTGGGACGACAACCACATCTCCATTGACGGCGATACCGGGCTTTCCTTTGGCGAGGACGTGCTAAAGCGCTACCAAGCCTACGGCTGGCACACCCAGCGGGTGGATGGGGAAGACCTGGGGGCGCTGCGCCTGGCCCTGCGGGCGGCCCAGGTGGACGCCCGACCCTCGATAATTGCGGTGCGGACGGTGATTGGGGCCGGTTCGCCCAAGGCCGGAAGCCATAAGGTGCATGGGGAACCGCTGGGCCCCGAGGCCCTCGAGGCCACCCGCAACAACCTGAACTGGCCCCACCCACCCTTCGAGATTCCCCGCGAGGTGTACGAACACTTGCGGGCCGCTGTGGCAAGGGGACAACGGCTCGAGGCCGACTGGAATGCCCGCATGCAGCGCTACGCCGAGGCCTACCCGGAGGAGGCGCAGGAGCTAAAGCGCCGCCTCAAAGGGGCCTTGCCCCCACTGGATTGGGAAGCCATACTTCCCAGCTTTAGCGGCAAGCTGGCCACCCGCGCGGCCAGCGGCAAGGTGCTGGACGCGCTGGCCCCCCGCCTGCCCGAGCTTTTGGGCGGCAGCGCCGACCTGACCCCTTCCAACAACACCCAGGCAGCGGGAATGCAGTCCTTCTCGCGCGAGAACCCCCGCGGGCGCTACCTGCACTACGGGGTGCGCGAACACGCCATGGGAGCCATCCTGAACGGGCTCAACCTGCACGGGGGTTACCGCGCTTATGGGGGCACCTTCTTCGTTTTCTCGGACTATATGCGCCCGGCCATCCGGCTGGCCGCTCTGATGGGCACCCCCAGCATCTTTGTGCTGACCCACGACTCGGTGGCCATCGGCGAGGACGGCCCCACCCACCAGCCCATCGAGCACCTGGCCAGCCTGCGGGCCATGCCCAACCTCTGGGTGGTGCGGCCGGCCGACGCCCTGGAGACCGCCCAGGCCTGGCGGCTGGCCCTCGAGCGCCGGGAGGGGCCCACCGCCCTGGTACTTACCCGGCAGGCCCTGCCGGTGCTGGAGCGCGGTACCCTGGCTGGCGCCGAGGGCACCCTGAAGGGTGGCTACGTTCTTTCCGAGCGGCCCGGCGCCAGGGCGACCATCGTGGCCACCGGCAGTGAGGTAGCCCTGGCCCTGGAAGCCCAGAAACAGCTCGAGGCCGAGGGAATTGCGGTGCGGGTGGTGAGCCTGCCCTGCTGGGAAGCCTTCGAGGCCCAGCCCGAATCGTACCGTGAGGCCGTGCTGCCCAAGGGGCTGCCCACCCTGGCGGTAGAGGCCGGGGCCAGTTTTGGCTGGGAACGCTATGCCGATGCGGTGCTGGGCCTCGATCACTTTGGTGCAAGCGCCCCCTACCCCGCCGTCTACGAGAACCTGGGCTTCCGGCCCGGCGCGGTGGTGCGGGCGGTGCTCGAGCTCATCCAGGTATGA